AAGGTGCCGGAAGTCCGGCAGAGATTAACCTGAAGGCGCACGATATAGTGAACATGCAGATGGCGCGATATGCAAAGGCGAAGGTTTTGCTTGTTGGTGATATCGACAGGGGCGGGGTGTTCGCGTCACTTGTCGGAACAATGGAGTTGTTGGATGCGTGGGAAAAAGACCTTGTAGCTGGATTTGTTTTGAACCGTTTCCGAGGGGATGTGACTCTGCTTGATTCAGCGCTGGACTTCACAACTAACCGTACAGAAAAGTCGTTTTTTGGGGTTGTACCCTTCCTTACTCAGTTGGGGCTTCCAGAAGAGGACTCTGTAACGTTCAAGGAATCAATAGGGCGTCAGCTTCCATTGCGTGATGACGCGCTTGATATTGTTCTGCTTGATCTTCCGCATATAGCGAATTTTACAGATGTAGATGCCCTCACCATTGAGCCGGATGTGTCACTCCGTGTAGTTAATTCATTAGATAAGCTTGGAAAGCCGGACTGTATAATCATACCTGGTTCCAAGAACACTCCGGGCGATCTTCACTGGTTACACGAAAGTGGATTAGCCGTAGCTATAATAAATTTTGCAAAAGCAGGCGGTGTTGTTACCGGTATCTGTGGTGGATTCCAGATGCTTGGTGAAACCGTCTCTGACCCCGTCTCTATTGAATACGTGGCGCAACAATCTTCGGAAATTGATGTTCATCTTCATGCAACACAGCAAGGTCTCGGTTTGCTGCCGTTACGAACTGTAATGGGTGAAGAAAAAGTGCTTACCAGAGTTACAGCAATCCATGCGCCAACAGGGAATAGCGTGACAGGCTACGAAATTCATCATGGCATAACAGAGTCTACCGGTGCACAAAAACTAGATTCCGCAATTATTCGTGAAGATGGAGTAATTATCGGGTACGGTTTAGCTGACAGTCATGATTTTCAGGCTGTATGGGGCACCTATCTGCATGGTGTTTTTGACGACGACAAATTCCGCAGGGCGTTTATTAACGACCTCCGTGTTCGTAAAGGACTTGCTCCTTTGCAGGGTGTGCAGGCATCGTTTTCAATAGATCCCGCATTGGACAGATTGGCAGACACCGTTCGTGACGCACTCGATATGAAAAAGATTTATGAGGTTCTTGGTCTGTAATATATATAGGTGTTGTAAGTTCGGTAACTTTTCTGCCTCTTTTCGCGAGGTCTGTATGTTTTGATATAGTCCCGCGGCTTATGCTTCATTATCTTTCAAGTAATAAAATAAGGGCTGTCTTTTTATTATAAAGGCAGCCTTTTTTGTTGTTCAAGTTAGCGTGCTGGGGGCGCATGAGAAGATATTTGGGAACGTATATTCTGATAATAAAAGTTTTAGGAAGGGGGTCTGGGGGAGACCCCTTTTTCAAAAGGGTTTCCTCCAGCCGCCGGAGGCAAAAAAAGACAAAATGTACCTAACTCTGCGTTGTACCCCTCGGGTCGGGGGGCTGAGTGTGTATGGTCATGAGAAAACTCTAAGTAACTTTTGGGTACGGAGGAATAATGACCATATTAAGCCAGAGAACAGTTCATAAATATGTGGGTGACGGTATACAGGATACCTGGCCCATTCTGTTTACGTTTTTTGAACCAGAACATGTGAAGGCAGTTAAGACTTCAGTGGACGGGGTTGATGCTCCTTTGATGTATGGGACACAGTACCGCGTTGAATTTCTGGAGGGAGGTGGAGGACGCTGTGTGGCAGCTTTGGCTAAAGATGAAAAGATTACGTTGTATCTTGATGTGCCGTTGACGCAGCGAACTGATCTGCGCAATGCGGGTAAGTTGAGTGCAGAAGTGATTGAGCGGATGTCTGATAAGCTGACGCTTGCGTTGCAGCAACAAAGGGAAGATTTAGATCGCTGCGTTCAAGTGCCTATCACTTCTTCCAAGACACCGAAGCAGTTAATGCAGGAATTGACATCTTCTGCTGCGGCTGCTGCAGGAGCAAAGGCAGAGTTACTCGTTATAAAAAATCAGACCTTGCAGTTGAAGAACGATAGTAAAAATCAGGTTGCTTTGGCTGCTGCTGAAGTCGGTAAGGCTCAGACTGTGGTATCTGATGCTGCAACCTTGGTTTCTAATGCACAGAATTTGATTAAGAGTGCTCAGGCGTTGATTGAGCAGGCTACGAACGGATCTGGTAAAGCTGTAGATGAGCTTTTGAGCGGGATGGTGCTGCCGTTTAAAGGAACAGTGAATGCCAGTGGGCATCCGGTTAACCGAATGACAGGCAAGGAAGATGTGAAATATGCTCTGTGCGATGGACGAACGTATGTGGCACCGGATGGAGTAAAGGTGATGACACCGGATTTGCGTGATAAGTTTATTGCAGGTGCAGGTCGTAGTTATGTGCAGGGGGATACTGGCGGTGCCGATACTGTTGCGCTGACTGTAGCTCAGCTGCCGGCGCATACCCATTCATTTCGAGCATATAATGCACAAGGTGAGTATACGTTTAATGATTTAATGACCTCGAACAGAACCACAACAGCAGAAAGAAATGTTAGCGAGGTTGGTGGGGCGAAAGCGCATGAAAACCGACCACCGTTTTATGCGCTGGCATATCTAATGAAGCTTTAAGCTTCGAAAAGGATAATCGTTCGATCGAAAGCAGGGGGAATACCTCCTGCTTTTTTGTTATTTATGAAAGATAGCGTGACAACCGCGTTTGCGCCATGTCTTCCACGGACTGTTGAGTGTGCCATTGGAGTATACGTTGTACGCATCGTTTCTATGCAGGATATAGTTAAATACGGCCATGTCGTTGAGCTCGTCAGTAATATTTAAGCGTTCCATCTCAGCACAGGCTGTGCTGAGAAGGGAAAGAACGACAGCTTTTCGTCCACCAATGATACCGCAATTTCGGATTGGCTTTGCGGCAAATTCTGGAAATTGTCGCTCATAGATTGTTTCAAATTGTTTTATCATCCATGGATTTTGCCCAATGGAGTTTACTTCCCCGCCTATGAACAGGGTGTAAGAATAGCGGTTTTGCCATGTGTTACGTTGTTCGGTTAGGAGGTTGCGCAGCTGGGAAAAGTTTCCGAGCGCGTCAACGAGACGGGAGGAGTCAAAGTAATCCAGAATGTTGCGGCGGAGTATGAGGTTGGCAGGGTTCTTGTTGAACCATGCGTCGGAGATATCCACTATGAAAGCCGTACGACAGTCTGGTAGTGCTTCAAGCAGGTCTCGTGCAGCAAAAAAACGTTCGTCAGCAATGGTGAATCTTCCTGGTGAATAGGGGACGAAATGAAGGCTACCGGTGTGGTGTGGAGGTGTATTTAAGGAAAAGACAAGACGGCATTTATCCATAAACTTTTCAGGTAATCCGTCATGCATGATGACCATGTTCAGTCCAAGGCGGATAGCACTGTGGAACCAGTCTGCAATATAATCAAAAGATGCTTGCTGAACAGTTACCCCGTGCTGCGGGTGAACTTTTTGGGTGAAGTAGGCACCGATGACAATGTCTTTTTCGGTAAGAACATGGTTAAGCGTTCTTGCCTGTTCCGTTGTGCACAAAAGTTTACCGGTGTTCGGCGTGCTGGATGGGGAATTATCCTCAGAAATACTGGCTGCAGCTTGCATTAGCTTGCTCCTTCTTTCAAACCTATTACGCCTCGTTTACCCAGTTGCCGGATGAATTGACTGACTGCAACACGGGATTCTTCCGGATGCAGTTTATAAGTTTTGGAAAGCTCTATTGCTATGGCCTGTACTGAGCGCTTGTCGTTGATAAGCGACCAGCAGAATGTACCGAGCTCGTCGAGTTCGAGGTGTTTTTTTTGTGCAGGCGGCTCATGGCCGAAGGCTGTGGTGAATTTGCTAAACCACGGGCGCATACGGAGTGGGAAGGATAGTGTGACTGTTTTTGCGGTGCGGTTGGTTTCTTCAACCAAAAGATTTCGGACAGGGACACAAGCCATTGCCTTTTGCAAAGACAATGGCTGTGTTTCCTGTTGTTTCTTTTTGCTAGTCAACTTCCACATGATTGCAAATCGATTCCAAAAACGGACTGGATATTGGGGCATTCGACCGTATTTGTACGGTGATGAGCTTGTTTTGACTTTCCACAATCCACGCTGCTCCCCGAATATGCTGCTGTTTGCCCAGCATAGAAGATCGGAAGAGGCGTTTCATAAAGGAAGGTTCCTCTACATGCTCCCAATGATAACGTTTTTTTGCTCCGGTGGGGAGTATGGATTTGTCTTTATGGAAGTTTTCTAATGGTAAGTCGTACGTAGAGTGCAGCCATCTACGGAATGGTTTGCCTTCCAGAACTACGTTGGCAGGGCCTAGCCGCGTGATGCAGATAGTTGATGCTCCTGATTGCAGTTCGAGAACAAATTCACCCGGCTTGAAGGAATGGCGCACAAGGGTGGAACCGGCAGGAAGAGCGCAACGCAAACCGAACATGCTGAATGTTACTGGTTCGTCTGTGTTGGTCACAGTTAATGACGCAAGAACTTGCCGGATAACGTCTGTATACTGGTCAATCGGTGCGTGAACCTGAAGTACCAGAATCGTTTTCGAAGGAGAATGGATGCAGATAGCACCACTGCCTTTTGCATGAGAGAAAGGCTGAACTTCTAAAAGGGGTTGCAGGACGTCTGTAATAGAACGCCACTGGTCGGTAACAGCACTTTTTTCAGTACTGAACCCTTTCATCCGCTTCAGTTGACGAATAATATCGCCTTCTTTCTTAGGCAGCGAATTAGAGTCGGAAACTCTATGCCATTTGATTTCCAGTGCAGGATGTGAATTGCGAGAAAAAAGAAGATAACGCTGCTCAATAGCAGCAGGAATCCAGTTGTCAGGCATGGTCAGCGTAATGCCGTTCCATGCGGTGGGACTACCAGATATCTCCGATTGGGGGTCCATGCATTTTTCCTTAGTTATAGTTGCACAACGATGCGTATTGGAGAGGAGAGTTGTAAGTGTTTCAACGTCCTTTGAAAGCTCCGTAGCATCTTCCCGCAGGGCGGGTACCGTGAATCTAAAATGTGCCTTCTAAATTCTAAAAAGAATGAAAAGTCATCAGTATGAATTTTAGAGGGCTATTCATATGCTTGAACTACTTTTGAAGTGCGGTCAAGCATATTTATTGCGAGAGAGTGGTGTTGAAGTTCTGTGAGCGTTGTTATTTGGGTAATACTCATAATACTGGGTGGGTTATAGCTGTTATATTGGGCGATAACGATAGCTGTGTAAGTAGTACTGTTAGTATTCTTCTTCTGTAATGTACCTGATACCATAACTTTTCTACAGTAAGATATTCATTTGAAGTAGAGGTAACGGAAGCAGTTATGTTCCATTAGTGGAGAGTGTATGCGTGCATTTTTACTTTATCTTACCGCCCTTATCCTTATCTATATCTATAATGGAAGGATATGTCCTTTTGTTTCAAACCTTCCATCGTGGCAGATTGGGCTTCTGGTACTTGTTGTTCTTGGGGGGGCTTATTTAGTCAGGACTCTATGTTATATAACAGTAGTTTTTAAACAGAGGCTTGATGTGCAGGCCAAGATGGTCGGCTGGATGGATTTTGCACTATTCTTTGCTGCCGGTTTAAGTATGGTTGGCTTTTATAGCATTGTGCATGGTTTCCCATTGATTGAAAGCGGAAGTAAAGTTTTGATGGGGACATTAGCTATTGGCTTTTTTGTTTCTATAGACCTTGCGCTTGAACATAGCCGGAAGGTTATGCAGATGGCTCGGCGTATGGAATGGACGTATGCACTTCCCCAGTATTACTACCCCATAACCACAAAATTTTTCTTGTTCGGCACGATAACTGTTTTGCTGTTTGCCTCACTGGTTGTCGCTGTTGTCACCCGTGATTTATATTTGCTGAGTGAGATGGAGGGGCACGTCAGTAGGGCACACATTGTGTTGGCGCGTAAGTCGATTCTTATAGACATAATTTTCATTATGATGGTGCTCATCGGGTTTACTCTTAACTTGCTTTATTCGTATTCACTTAATCTACGAATGCTTTTTGAAAGTCAGACAGGAATACTGGAGCGTGTGAGCAAAGGGGATATGGATGACTTTGTACCGGTGATGAGTTCTGATGAATTCGGCATAATTGCAGGGCATACTAATTCGATGATTACAGGCTTGCGTGATCGAATTCGCATGATGGAAGGGCTTAAAGTTGCAAGCGAAATGCAACAGGCGCTCTTTCCTAAAAAGCGTACAGACTTTGCTGGAGTGGATATCGCAGCAACTTCTTTATTCAGCGATGAAACAGGCGGAGACTTTTTTGATTTTTTAGAAAATCTTGGTCCTGAGAAAAATGAAATGGTCGTTGTGCTCGGTGATGTGACTGGTCATGGCATTGGCGCTGCGTTGTTAATGGCATCAACTCGGGCATATTTGCGGATGCAGGCAGAGTATCAATACTCTCCGGGAGTTCTTCTTTCGAATACAAACAGACTGCTTGCTTATGATAGTTACGGTACAGGACGCTTTGTAACACTGTTCTGTTTACATATTTCAGGTGGTGATAATTTGATAAAATGGGCAAGTGCAGGGCATGATCCCGCTATTATTTTTAATGGGGAAACGTCTGAGTTCAGGGATCTTAAAGCACGCGGGCTGCCGTTGGGCGTAATGCCGGAGACCGAGTATGAAGAGGTGTGTTGTGATGCGTTATGTTCCGGTGAAGTGATGCTAATCGGCACAGATGGTATTTGGGAAGCAATGGATGCGAATGGTCAAATGTACGGAAAGGATCGGCTGAAAGAGGTTATTCGGAAGAATTATGATAAGACGTCGGCAGAGATTTTACATGCCGTTGCTGAGGCTGTGAGGGGGTTCCAAAATGGTGAGCCGCAATTGGATGATATCACAGTTGTAGTGCTAAAAGCAGATTGATAGGATTTTATTAGTAAGCTATTTCAGCCAAATATGGATTTAACTAAAAATGCAGCAAAACATATCCCCCCGCGAAAGCAAAGCGCTATTGAGGGGGGATATGTTTCAAGTCGGTTGGCTATTCGTAGGTCTGACCTTTGTAGCCTTCACGCATTGGAGCGTTCCGCAGGTAGTCTTGATTGTAATTCGGGTTTCGTTGTTGCGGTGGACGATAACCTTTCGGTACGTTTGTGTGCTGCATGCGATGCTGCATTTGTGGTGAAATTGGGTATACAGGTTGGCCATTTACCATAGTCGGTTGTTCTGTCTCCATTTCATGGAGTCTATGAAGCAGCATTTCACGTCCTGTGATATCAAGATCGAAGTTGGCTTTGAGAACTTTTTGTTGTTTTTTTAGGCTGTTCATAAGAGCCTTACGTGCTCTTTCCCGTTTCATTTCGATGGTAGCTTCTTGAGCTGGAGATTTCATAGCGGAGCGTTGTAGCATCATGTGCTGATGTTTGAGTGTGAGCAGTTCGTCATATAGTGGTTTGTTCTGGATTGAAAATTCTGTAAGTGTCTTCATGAGGCTTGCACGTTGCTCAGGTGTCAGATTGGCTGCTCGAATTTTGGTGCACATAGGACAGCGGTTAGGTAATTTTTGCATGTGCT
The DNA window shown above is from Halodesulfovibrio marinisediminis DSM 17456 and carries:
- a CDS encoding cobyric acid synthase — protein: MGKHFFMNNTVTTSTTPSLMLQGTSSNAGKSVLTAALCRILLQDGLSVAPFKAQNMALNSFVTPNGEEIGRAQAVQAAACRLEPDVRMNPVLLKPSSDTGSQVIVMGKPVANMRVKEYVKYKPTAFAHVQSAYDSIAAEHDVMVLEGAGSPAEINLKAHDIVNMQMARYAKAKVLLVGDIDRGGVFASLVGTMELLDAWEKDLVAGFVLNRFRGDVTLLDSALDFTTNRTEKSFFGVVPFLTQLGLPEEDSVTFKESIGRQLPLRDDALDIVLLDLPHIANFTDVDALTIEPDVSLRVVNSLDKLGKPDCIIIPGSKNTPGDLHWLHESGLAVAIINFAKAGGVVTGICGGFQMLGETVSDPVSIEYVAQQSSEIDVHLHATQQGLGLLPLRTVMGEEKVLTRVTAIHAPTGNSVTGYEIHHGITESTGAQKLDSAIIREDGVIIGYGLADSHDFQAVWGTYLHGVFDDDKFRRAFINDLRVRKGLAPLQGVQASFSIDPALDRLADTVRDALDMKKIYEVLGL
- a CDS encoding PqqD family protein produces the protein MSLQKAMACVPVRNLLVEETNRTAKTVTLSFPLRMRPWFSKFTTAFGHEPPAQKKHLELDELGTFCWSLINDKRSVQAIAIELSKTYKLHPEESRVAVSQFIRQLGKRGVIGLKEGAS
- a CDS encoding PP2C family protein-serine/threonine phosphatase codes for the protein MRAFLLYLTALILIYIYNGRICPFVSNLPSWQIGLLVLVVLGGAYLVRTLCYITVVFKQRLDVQAKMVGWMDFALFFAAGLSMVGFYSIVHGFPLIESGSKVLMGTLAIGFFVSIDLALEHSRKVMQMARRMEWTYALPQYYYPITTKFFLFGTITVLLFASLVVAVVTRDLYLLSEMEGHVSRAHIVLARKSILIDIIFIMMVLIGFTLNLLYSYSLNLRMLFESQTGILERVSKGDMDDFVPVMSSDEFGIIAGHTNSMITGLRDRIRMMEGLKVASEMQQALFPKKRTDFAGVDIAATSLFSDETGGDFFDFLENLGPEKNEMVVVLGDVTGHGIGAALLMASTRAYLRMQAEYQYSPGVLLSNTNRLLAYDSYGTGRFVTLFCLHISGGDNLIKWASAGHDPAIIFNGETSEFRDLKARGLPLGVMPETEYEEVCCDALCSGEVMLIGTDGIWEAMDANGQMYGKDRLKEVIRKNYDKTSAEILHAVAEAVRGFQNGEPQLDDITVVVLKAD